In Brevibacillus brevis, a genomic segment contains:
- a CDS encoding MerR family transcriptional regulator: protein MYKIDEVAQKTKLTKRALRYYEELGLVSPSGRTDGGYRMYTEEDVERILHVKDMRDLLGASLGEIKEMVELGRLYEQQREFYNENYKNRDLDGPELLKRIEMLQKLEDTLRPQRNLLRSKIERMQDLLQSFDEKLEIIVSKRNELTSKYKGGTN from the coding sequence TTGTACAAAATCGATGAGGTCGCGCAAAAAACGAAGCTGACCAAACGAGCGCTCCGCTATTATGAAGAGCTGGGACTGGTCTCCCCATCCGGGAGAACCGATGGCGGTTACCGCATGTACACCGAAGAAGACGTCGAACGGATTTTACACGTCAAGGACATGCGCGATCTGCTTGGAGCCAGTCTGGGCGAAATCAAGGAGATGGTGGAGCTCGGCCGCCTTTACGAGCAGCAGCGGGAGTTCTACAACGAGAACTACAAGAACCGCGATCTGGACGGACCCGAGCTGCTCAAGCGAATCGAAATGCTGCAGAAGCTCGAGGATACCCTCAGACCCCAGCGCAACCTGCTACGAAGCAAGATCGAGCGAATGCAGGATCTGCTGCAAAGCTTTGATGAAAAGCTGGAGATCATTGTCAGCAAGCGAAACGAGCTGACGTCCAAATACAAGGGAGGAACCAACTAA
- a CDS encoding YerC/YecD family TrpR-related protein — MQLEKLKGKGIEQLFEAILSLETMEECYQFFDDLCTVNEMQSLAQRLEVARMLRKGFTYNQIEAETGASTATISRVKRCLNYGNDGYQMALERIGK; from the coding sequence ATGCAACTGGAAAAGCTGAAAGGCAAGGGAATCGAGCAGTTGTTTGAAGCGATTCTGTCCTTGGAAACCATGGAAGAATGCTATCAATTTTTTGATGATCTGTGCACGGTGAACGAGATGCAGTCGCTCGCTCAGCGACTGGAAGTGGCGCGCATGCTGCGAAAGGGCTTCACCTACAACCAGATCGAAGCCGAGACGGGAGCCAGCACGGCTACCATTTCCCGCGTGAAGCGCTGCCTGAACTACGGCAACGACGGGTATCAAATGGCGCTGGAACGGATCGGCAAATAG
- a CDS encoding IMP dehydrogenase, producing the protein MAFYYTEPSRTFNEYLLLPNLTTKECTPQNVDLSTPITKFKKGEKPAISLNIPFSSAVMQAVSDHHMAVALAQCGGISFIFGSQSIESQATMVRKAKAYKAGFVVSKSNLTPSHTLKDILELKEQTGHSTVAITEDGSAKGKLLGIVTGRDYRISRDSLDKPVSEIMTPFSSLIYGKSGITLSEANDLIWEHKLNCLPIVDDRQHLDFLVFRKDYDARKNNPLSLLDANKSYIVGAGINTRDYKERVPALVEAGVDILVIDSSDGFSEWQSETVQYVKENFKVPIGAGNVVDKEGFRYLVEAGADFIKVGIGGGSICITREQKGIGRGQASAVIEVAAARDEYFKETGIYVPICSDGGIVHDYHVTLALAMGADFVMLGRYFARFDESPTKKVKIGNNFVKEYWGEGSNRARNWQRYDSGGKQGLVFEEGVDSYVPYAGSLRENMDRTLHKIKSTMCNCGSLSIAELQQKARITLISATSLVEGGAHDVILKESTMAAE; encoded by the coding sequence GTGGCTTTTTATTACACAGAACCATCACGGACGTTCAACGAGTATTTGCTGCTTCCGAACCTGACCACAAAGGAATGCACGCCTCAAAACGTCGACCTTAGCACCCCTATCACCAAATTTAAAAAAGGTGAAAAACCTGCCATTTCCTTGAACATACCGTTCTCATCTGCAGTCATGCAAGCAGTATCCGACCATCATATGGCGGTTGCTTTGGCTCAATGTGGCGGTATTTCCTTTATTTTCGGATCCCAATCGATCGAAAGCCAGGCGACCATGGTACGCAAAGCGAAAGCGTACAAAGCCGGCTTCGTCGTCAGCAAGTCCAACCTGACCCCCAGCCATACCCTCAAAGATATTTTGGAACTGAAGGAACAAACCGGCCATTCCACAGTGGCGATCACGGAAGATGGTTCTGCGAAAGGCAAACTGCTCGGCATCGTCACAGGGCGTGACTACCGGATCAGCCGCGACTCCTTGGACAAGCCGGTCAGCGAAATCATGACGCCTTTCTCCTCCCTGATCTACGGCAAGTCCGGCATCACTCTCTCCGAAGCGAACGACCTGATCTGGGAGCACAAGCTGAACTGCTTGCCGATCGTGGATGACAGACAGCACCTGGACTTCCTCGTCTTCCGCAAGGACTACGACGCTCGCAAAAACAATCCGCTGTCGCTCCTGGACGCAAACAAGAGCTACATCGTCGGAGCCGGCATCAATACACGGGACTACAAGGAACGGGTACCTGCACTGGTGGAAGCAGGAGTAGACATTCTCGTGATCGACTCCTCCGACGGCTTCAGCGAATGGCAGAGCGAAACGGTCCAATACGTAAAAGAAAACTTCAAGGTTCCGATTGGCGCGGGCAACGTCGTCGACAAGGAAGGCTTCCGCTACCTGGTGGAAGCAGGGGCCGACTTTATCAAGGTAGGGATCGGCGGCGGCTCCATCTGCATCACACGCGAGCAAAAAGGAATCGGCCGCGGCCAGGCTTCCGCTGTAATCGAAGTCGCGGCAGCGCGTGACGAATATTTCAAAGAGACCGGCATTTACGTCCCGATCTGCTCCGACGGCGGTATCGTCCACGACTACCACGTGACGCTGGCACTTGCGATGGGCGCCGACTTCGTCATGCTGGGCCGCTACTTCGCCCGGTTCGACGAGAGCCCGACCAAAAAAGTGAAGATCGGGAACAACTTCGTAAAAGAGTATTGGGGTGAAGGCTCCAACCGCGCCCGCAACTGGCAGCGCTACGATTCAGGCGGCAAGCAAGGCCTGGTGTTCGAAGAAGGCGTAGACTCCTACGTACCGTACGCCGGAAGCCTGCGCGAAAACATGGACCGCACCCTGCACAAAATCAAGTCGACCATGTGCAACTGCGGCTCGCTCTCCATTGCCGAACTGCAGCAAAAAGCGCGCATCACCCTCATCTCCGCGACCAGCCTGGTCGAAGGCGGCGCGCACGACGTCATCTTGAAAGAAAGCACGATGGCAGCGGAATAA
- a CDS encoding DUF3048 domain-containing protein: MQRRIQSSLVMLSLLLLTACSGQPVDTQPKPAPEQPPAPTVQTPPVDQPPQYPYKAPLTGLGSQENLDSKRPVMVMINNAPPARPQSGISKADMVYEVLAEGEMTRFLAIFQSQKPEIIGPVRSIRPYFIQIGIGFDAVLVHAGGSQEALETLARSDYSHLDEIPNGRYFWRESFRKAPHNLYTKPELLEQAMHDKNMRTTSEVPHFTFLPEDAVIKEGEPATKVDLTFHSLNKAGFEYDEKEKKYMRFTEGKPHVDLSDNKQLSTSNLLVIAAKHRVLDKEGRRQVDVVGPGDGYLFQQGKARKIKWKRSGGVIRAYADAALTQELPLLPGNTWIEILPSTPGLAQSLKFQ; the protein is encoded by the coding sequence ATGCAACGTCGCATTCAATCGTCACTCGTCATGCTCAGCTTGCTGCTGCTTACCGCTTGCAGCGGACAACCTGTCGATACGCAGCCCAAGCCGGCTCCCGAGCAGCCGCCCGCTCCGACCGTACAGACCCCGCCAGTCGATCAGCCGCCCCAGTATCCTTACAAGGCGCCTTTGACGGGTCTGGGCAGCCAGGAAAATCTGGACAGCAAACGCCCCGTCATGGTGATGATCAACAACGCCCCGCCGGCTCGTCCGCAATCCGGGATCAGCAAGGCCGATATGGTCTACGAGGTGCTGGCAGAAGGCGAAATGACGCGCTTCCTCGCGATTTTCCAGAGCCAGAAGCCCGAAATCATCGGACCCGTCCGAAGCATTCGCCCCTATTTTATCCAGATCGGAATCGGATTCGACGCCGTACTGGTACACGCAGGGGGGAGCCAGGAAGCGCTCGAGACGCTCGCCCGCTCCGATTACAGCCACCTCGACGAAATACCGAATGGCCGCTACTTCTGGCGGGAGAGCTTCCGCAAAGCTCCGCACAACCTGTACACCAAGCCGGAGCTGCTGGAGCAGGCCATGCACGATAAAAACATGCGGACGACATCGGAAGTGCCGCATTTTACGTTTTTGCCCGAAGACGCAGTCATCAAGGAAGGGGAGCCTGCTACCAAGGTGGATCTCACCTTCCATTCTTTGAACAAAGCCGGCTTCGAGTACGATGAAAAAGAGAAAAAGTACATGCGCTTCACGGAAGGAAAGCCGCACGTCGACCTGTCGGACAACAAGCAGCTTTCGACCTCGAACTTGCTCGTCATCGCTGCCAAGCATCGCGTCCTGGACAAGGAAGGCCGGCGTCAGGTAGATGTGGTCGGTCCGGGCGACGGCTACCTGTTCCAGCAAGGCAAGGCGCGGAAGATCAAGTGGAAGCGCTCGGGAGGCGTCATCCGGGCCTACGCGGATGCAGCGCTCACTCAGGAGCTGCCGCTGCTGCCTGGAAATACGTGGATCGAGATTTTGCCAAGCACACCCGGCCTCGCGCAATCCTTGAAGTTCCAGTAG
- a CDS encoding aldo/keto reductase produces MHYRRLGNSGLKVSALGLGTNSFGGRADETASARIIHQAIESGITFIDTANIYTNTESERIIGAALEGRRHEVVLATKAGLVRGEGPNRRGSSRYHLVSELEGSLRRLRTDYVDLYQIHTFDPETPLEETLRALDDMVRSGKVRYIGASNYAAWELAKALGISEREGLNRFVSTQVSYSLADRTPERELVPACLDMGVGIIPYFPLAGGILTGKYAAVDEVPKGSRADIEPRFTRFLKEDKVAFGQRVSEMAKGLGYSSSVLSLAWLMHQPVVSTVIVGATRVEQLLDNVQSASVRLDEETLAALDQLSDSYRYGEPFAEYRLP; encoded by the coding sequence ATGCACTATCGCCGTTTGGGCAACAGCGGCCTCAAGGTCTCGGCTCTGGGTTTGGGCACCAATTCATTCGGAGGACGGGCGGACGAGACTGCTTCCGCCAGAATCATTCATCAAGCGATCGAGAGCGGGATTACGTTTATCGATACGGCCAATATTTACACCAATACCGAATCGGAGCGCATCATCGGGGCGGCGCTGGAAGGAAGGCGGCATGAAGTCGTGCTGGCGACCAAGGCTGGCCTGGTGCGCGGCGAAGGCCCCAACCGGCGGGGCTCATCGCGGTATCACCTGGTCAGCGAGCTGGAGGGCAGCCTGAGACGGCTGCGGACGGACTATGTGGACTTGTACCAGATCCATACGTTCGATCCTGAGACGCCGTTGGAAGAGACGCTGCGGGCGCTCGACGACATGGTGAGATCCGGCAAGGTCCGCTATATCGGGGCATCCAACTATGCGGCGTGGGAATTGGCAAAAGCGCTCGGCATCAGCGAGCGGGAAGGTCTCAACCGCTTCGTTTCCACCCAGGTCAGCTACTCGCTTGCCGACCGGACGCCGGAGAGGGAGCTGGTGCCGGCTTGCCTGGACATGGGCGTGGGGATCATTCCGTATTTTCCGCTGGCCGGCGGGATTTTGACCGGAAAGTACGCCGCTGTGGATGAGGTGCCGAAAGGGTCACGCGCCGATATCGAACCGCGCTTTACCCGCTTTTTGAAGGAAGACAAGGTCGCTTTTGGCCAGCGTGTAAGCGAGATGGCCAAGGGACTGGGGTATTCGTCAAGCGTTCTTTCCCTCGCCTGGCTGATGCACCAGCCTGTGGTTTCGACTGTGATCGTGGGCGCGACTCGCGTAGAACAGCTGCTGGACAACGTGCAGAGCGCTTCGGTCAGACTGGACGAGGAGACGCTGGCCGCTTTGGATCAGCTCAGCGATTCGTACCGTTACGGGGAGCCATTTGCGGAGTACCGTCTGCCGTAA
- a CDS encoding MFS transporter, with the protein MSSEAHSLRTILKQTKSAYAVAFACVVAFMGIGLVDPILPAIASKLNATPSQVSLLFTSYMLMTGITMLVTGWLSSRIGPKPTMLFGLLAIIVFAFLGGMANSVTGIVWFRAGWGFGNAFFISTALAVIVSVASGGTAAAIVLYEAAIGLGMSVGPLLGGLLGGISWRGPFFGVSVLMAIAFLAVFVLLKDIPKPKKRTSILDPFRALGHPGLFTMAVTALLYNFGFFTLLAYSPFVLHMDEHSLGLVFFCWGVLLAITSVIVAPKLQEKFGSVSTLFAILFLLAIVLAYMGFGVGSQTGLVIAIVIAGGLLGIINTVLTTCSMDVAPVERAIASSAYSFVRFVGGAIAPWLAGKLSEWYSSSIPFYAGALAVLISMLALLIGRRHLSNLD; encoded by the coding sequence ATGTCTTCGGAAGCACACTCACTTCGTACGATACTGAAACAGACCAAGTCTGCTTACGCCGTCGCCTTTGCCTGTGTCGTCGCGTTCATGGGGATCGGTCTGGTTGACCCGATCCTGCCGGCCATCGCCAGCAAGCTGAACGCCACGCCAAGCCAGGTGTCGCTGCTGTTTACGAGCTACATGCTCATGACCGGGATTACCATGCTCGTCACCGGCTGGCTTTCCAGCCGGATCGGTCCAAAACCAACCATGCTGTTCGGCTTGCTTGCCATCATCGTCTTTGCCTTCTTGGGCGGCATGGCCAATTCCGTTACCGGGATTGTCTGGTTCCGCGCGGGTTGGGGATTCGGGAATGCCTTTTTCATTTCCACCGCACTCGCCGTCATCGTCAGCGTAGCGAGCGGAGGCACCGCGGCGGCCATTGTTCTGTATGAAGCTGCCATCGGCCTCGGCATGTCCGTCGGTCCGCTGCTCGGTGGACTTCTTGGCGGAATCAGCTGGCGCGGTCCCTTCTTCGGCGTATCCGTCCTGATGGCAATCGCGTTCCTGGCCGTCTTCGTCCTGCTCAAAGATATACCCAAACCGAAAAAACGCACGTCGATCCTCGATCCGTTCCGCGCGCTTGGCCATCCCGGACTGTTTACGATGGCCGTCACAGCGCTTTTGTACAACTTCGGCTTCTTTACCTTGCTGGCGTATTCGCCATTCGTGCTGCACATGGATGAGCACAGCCTGGGCCTTGTCTTCTTCTGCTGGGGCGTGCTGCTCGCCATCACGTCCGTCATCGTCGCACCGAAGCTGCAAGAGAAATTCGGTTCGGTGTCGACCCTGTTCGCCATCCTTTTTCTGCTCGCTATCGTCCTCGCGTACATGGGCTTTGGCGTAGGCTCGCAGACCGGACTGGTCATCGCGATCGTGATCGCCGGCGGTCTCTTGGGGATCATCAATACCGTCCTGACAACCTGCTCGATGGATGTGGCTCCCGTCGAAAGAGCGATTGCGTCTTCTGCATACAGCTTCGTGAGGTTCGTCGGCGGTGCGATCGCTCCGTGGCTGGCCGGCAAACTGTCCGAGTGGTATTCCTCCAGCATTCCGTTTTACGCGGGGGCTCTCGCCGTCCTGATCAGCATGCTCGCTCTGCTCATCGGACGCCGGCACCTGTCCAATCTCGACTGA
- a CDS encoding response regulator transcription factor yields the protein MNTPYLVYLVDDETNLLELLQSYLESAGLQVKAFSSGNDVLPLLDEEHQPHLWILDIMMPDIDGYELLRLIREKSNVPIIFISARDQDVDKIIGLELGSDDYLAKPFLPRELVIRAKKLLQRTYEKQGAVPAQSQTFQDWVNVGPYMISEKGRQVKEGDDLIELTTKEFELIVYLLHNQGLALNREQILTSIWGEDYIGSDRAVDDLVKRIRKKMPKFPLETVYGFGYRMMRV from the coding sequence ATGAACACCCCTTACCTCGTCTATCTGGTGGACGATGAAACCAACCTGTTAGAACTCCTGCAGTCGTACCTGGAAAGCGCCGGGCTGCAGGTAAAAGCATTTTCCAGCGGGAACGACGTGCTTCCGCTTCTCGATGAGGAGCACCAGCCGCATCTGTGGATCCTGGATATCATGATGCCGGACATCGACGGCTACGAGCTCCTGCGGCTCATCCGCGAAAAGTCGAATGTGCCGATCATCTTCATCTCGGCCCGCGACCAGGACGTCGATAAAATCATCGGACTCGAGCTGGGCAGCGACGACTACCTGGCGAAGCCGTTTCTCCCCCGCGAGCTGGTCATCCGCGCCAAAAAGCTGCTGCAGCGGACCTACGAGAAGCAAGGCGCCGTACCTGCGCAGTCGCAGACCTTTCAAGACTGGGTAAATGTGGGTCCTTATATGATCTCAGAAAAAGGCCGCCAAGTAAAAGAAGGGGACGATCTGATCGAGCTGACGACCAAGGAGTTCGAGCTGATCGTGTATCTCCTGCACAACCAGGGGCTGGCGCTCAACCGCGAGCAAATTCTCACCTCGATCTGGGGCGAAGACTACATTGGCTCGGACCGGGCCGTCGATGACCTGGTGAAGCGTATCCGTAAAAAAATGCCCAAGTTTCCATTGGAGACGGTCTACGGATTCGGCTACCGGATGATGCGTGTATGA
- a CDS encoding HAMP domain-containing sensor histidine kinase encodes MSKFRLKNLPLSRQILILFMILTGVLGVGLGVGYPLAVKQYLVSNTYALLEDEFYTLSEHISFNEHNELLPVPAAAPYFLQLLLSRYEYSFDMIVYAENGKELGSRSTERIPPSDSRELFARAAAHPNDQLQHGTLNRGNESYLFVSKRMDYHGFPYYMVLFSKEKELNQINSILTRQFLLVFSLLLLVSWLLAIWFSGYLSKPLRSLDELCQKIARRQFDIPLTMDRGDEIGQLARSFDTMKNQLKEYDESQRHFVLNISHELKTPIMAIQGYTQGLLEGVFQGPQAEKGLTIIMEESKRLEKVVGQLLYLTKIESVSQMMQMGRVDLAEMMHLLKQRLSVLNPNVEWELNLPPEMIVEADGEQLSTAFVNIMENQLRYAKSRLTITGRLVGQNAVISIANDGPQIEEALLPHLFQRFRKGKSGKHGLGLAIARAVFEAHKGTIVARNDPDGPCFTMTIPVDPKA; translated from the coding sequence ATGAGCAAATTCCGGTTGAAAAACTTGCCGCTCTCCCGGCAAATTCTCATCTTGTTCATGATTTTGACCGGGGTCCTCGGCGTCGGACTGGGGGTGGGCTATCCCCTTGCCGTCAAGCAGTACCTCGTCTCCAATACGTACGCGCTGCTCGAGGATGAATTTTACACGCTGTCCGAGCACATTTCGTTCAACGAGCACAACGAGCTGCTCCCCGTTCCCGCCGCGGCTCCCTACTTTTTGCAACTGCTATTATCCCGCTATGAATATTCGTTTGACATGATCGTGTATGCGGAAAACGGGAAAGAGCTGGGCAGCCGGAGCACGGAGCGCATCCCGCCTTCCGACAGTCGGGAACTGTTCGCCCGCGCCGCCGCCCATCCGAACGACCAGCTTCAACACGGCACGCTGAATCGCGGTAACGAGAGCTACCTGTTCGTCAGCAAGCGGATGGATTACCACGGCTTTCCTTATTACATGGTGCTGTTTTCCAAGGAGAAGGAGCTCAACCAGATCAACTCCATCCTGACCCGGCAATTTTTGCTGGTGTTCAGTCTCCTGCTTCTGGTCAGCTGGCTGCTTGCCATCTGGTTCAGCGGCTACCTGAGCAAGCCGCTGCGCAGCCTGGACGAGCTGTGCCAAAAAATCGCCCGCCGGCAGTTCGATATCCCGCTCACCATGGATCGCGGAGACGAAATCGGCCAGCTCGCCCGCTCGTTCGACACGATGAAAAACCAGCTGAAGGAGTACGACGAATCGCAGCGCCATTTCGTCCTGAACATTTCCCACGAGCTCAAGACGCCGATCATGGCCATCCAGGGCTATACCCAAGGGCTGCTGGAGGGCGTGTTCCAGGGGCCGCAGGCGGAAAAGGGACTCACGATCATCATGGAAGAGAGCAAGCGGCTGGAGAAGGTCGTCGGACAGCTCCTGTACCTGACCAAAATCGAGTCCGTGTCCCAGATGATGCAGATGGGGCGAGTGGACCTGGCGGAAATGATGCACCTTTTGAAGCAGCGCCTCTCGGTGTTGAACCCGAATGTCGAGTGGGAGCTGAATTTGCCTCCCGAGATGATCGTGGAGGCGGACGGCGAGCAGCTGAGCACCGCCTTCGTCAACATCATGGAAAACCAGCTGCGCTACGCCAAGAGCCGCCTGACCATTACCGGCAGACTGGTCGGCCAGAACGCTGTCATCAGCATCGCCAACGACGGCCCGCAGATCGAGGAAGCGCTGCTGCCCCATCTGTTCCAGCGCTTCCGCAAAGGCAAGTCCGGCAAGCACGGGCTGGGACTGGCGATCGCCCGGGCGGTTTTCGAGGCGCACAAAGGCACCATCGTGGCCCGCAACGACCCGGATGGCCCCTGCTTTACCATGACCATTCCCGTCGATCCCAAAGCGTAA